A stretch of Thermococcus bergensis DNA encodes these proteins:
- a CDS encoding ADP-specific glucokinase encodes MRLWKSLYVNALENALNAVPNVNGVLLAYNTNIDAIKYLDKEDLEKRITEIGKEKVFEMVEKPPEKISSLEELFAGILRSIKLGKAMEWFVESEDVRKYLREWGWDELRIGGQAGIMANLLGGVYRIPTIVHVPQNPKLQAELFVDGPIYVPVFEGNELKLVHPKDAIAEEEELIHYIYEFPRGFQVFEIQSPRENRFIANADDYNARVYMRKEFRESFEKIAKNVELAIISGLQVLKEYYPDGTTYKDVLDRVESHLTILNRYNVKSHFEFAYTANRRVREALIELLPKFTSVGLNEVELASIMEIIGDEELAKEVLEGHIFSVIDAMNVLMDETGIERIHFHTYGYYLALTQYRGEEVRDALLFASLAAAAKAMKGNLERIEQIRDALSVPTNERAIMLEEELEKEFTEFENGLIDMSDRQLAFVPTKIVASPKSTVGIGDTISSSAFVSEFGMRKR; translated from the coding sequence ATAAGACTGTGGAAGAGTCTGTATGTAAACGCTCTTGAAAATGCCCTAAACGCAGTTCCAAACGTTAATGGTGTTCTTTTAGCGTATAACACCAATATCGACGCCATAAAGTATCTGGACAAAGAGGATTTAGAAAAAAGAATAACCGAAATAGGAAAAGAGAAAGTTTTTGAGATGGTTGAAAAGCCTCCAGAGAAAATTTCTTCACTTGAAGAGCTTTTTGCGGGAATATTAAGGAGCATAAAACTCGGCAAGGCCATGGAGTGGTTTGTAGAGAGTGAGGACGTTAGGAAATATTTAAGAGAGTGGGGATGGGACGAGCTGAGAATCGGAGGGCAAGCCGGAATAATGGCGAACCTTCTTGGGGGAGTTTATAGGATTCCAACGATTGTTCATGTTCCTCAAAATCCAAAGCTTCAGGCAGAGCTGTTTGTAGATGGCCCTATTTATGTCCCCGTCTTTGAAGGAAATGAGCTGAAGCTAGTTCACCCTAAAGATGCCATTGCAGAGGAAGAAGAGTTAATCCATTATATATACGAGTTCCCCAGAGGCTTTCAGGTTTTTGAGATTCAATCACCGAGAGAAAATCGCTTCATAGCCAATGCCGATGACTACAACGCAAGGGTTTACATGAGAAAGGAATTCAGAGAGAGCTTTGAGAAAATTGCCAAAAACGTTGAGCTGGCAATAATAAGCGGGCTGCAGGTTCTAAAGGAATACTACCCTGACGGAACAACATACAAAGATGTCCTAGACAGAGTTGAAAGCCACCTCACTATCCTCAACCGCTACAACGTGAAAAGCCACTTTGAATTTGCCTATACCGCAAACAGAAGGGTTAGAGAGGCACTTATAGAGCTTTTACCTAAGTTCACAAGCGTCGGCCTTAACGAAGTGGAGCTTGCCTCAATAATGGAAATAATTGGAGACGAAGAGCTGGCAAAAGAAGTTCTAGAGGGACATATCTTCTCAGTCATAGATGCGATGAATGTTTTAATGGACGAGACAGGAATTGAGAGAATTCACTTCCACACCTACGGCTACTATCTCGCCCTAACTCAATACAGAGGTGAAGAGGTAAGGGATGCTCTGCTCTTTGCATCCCTTGCTGCAGCTGCTAAAGCCATGAAAGGAAACCTTGAGAGAATAGAACAGATTAGAGACGCTTTGAGTGTCCCAACAAATGAAAGGGCAATAATGCTTGAAGAGGAACTTGAAAAGGAATTCACGGAATTTGAAAACGGTCTTATTGATATGTCTGACAGACAGCTTGCCTTTGTGCCAACAAAGATTGTAGCATCTCCTAAGAGCACCGTTGGAATTGGAGACACAATTTCAAGTTCTGCTTTTGTCAGTGAATTTGGTATGAGAAAAAGGTAG
- the gcvH gene encoding glycine cleavage system protein GcvH, with protein MIEVGEYKIKEGLYYTKDHEWAQVLEDGTVLVGITDYAQKELGDLAYVELPEVGKEVAKGDVLCELESVKAVSEVYAPISGEIIEVNEELEDAPEKINEDPYEAWIAKIKPTNLEEELKELMDANAYAEYLKSL; from the coding sequence ATGATCGAGGTCGGAGAATACAAGATTAAAGAAGGCCTATACTATACCAAGGACCACGAATGGGCTCAAGTACTTGAAGACGGTACCGTTTTAGTTGGAATAACCGACTATGCTCAAAAGGAGCTTGGGGATTTAGCTTATGTAGAGCTTCCAGAGGTCGGTAAAGAAGTTGCAAAAGGAGACGTGCTGTGCGAACTGGAAAGTGTAAAAGCCGTAAGCGAAGTCTACGCACCAATCAGCGGCGAGATAATTGAAGTTAACGAAGAGCTTGAAGACGCTCCAGAAAAAATCAACGAAGACCCCTACGAAGCCTGGATTGCCAAGATAAAGCCAACCAACCTTGAAGAAGAGTTAAAAGAGCTTATGGATGCCAACGCTTATGCTGAATACTTGAAATCACTCTGA
- a CDS encoding MFS transporter: protein MKDNRNFWLYAMGRFVSLVGSGVQDVALPLFILVTGSGTIMGIFMIISMLPRLILYPIAGVVGDKINRKWIMVWMDFGRGAVILFLALLASRNLITIPILFAAQFVVSLMNALFGPATGAMLPDIVEKEELMRANSILMSLNSTAYIVGPALGGIIYGVGGIMAAFLINGVSFIASGVSELFIRYEQKVEKIKNIGEIVDGLRDGLNYIRVQRGILILMSFVLVVNFLAVPIFAVLYPYVMRVVIKFSAEQYGFLETSFMGGILLGNLLIGAFFAKKKAENLLVKGLIFETVFLLVFAILMFPQSIAFFLGPSWRMFGAIALVSVLMGISNAFVTTPLNVEFQQLVPTEYRARVFSVVEVMSQGIVPIGYGMVGILLDKLPAHWIAFSLTVLILISVLLFVAKYSRVVFMEFENKKKEVEMNLP, encoded by the coding sequence ATGAAGGACAATCGGAACTTTTGGCTCTATGCAATGGGTCGGTTTGTTTCCCTTGTGGGCAGCGGGGTTCAGGATGTGGCGTTGCCATTGTTTATCCTCGTAACGGGATCGGGCACTATAATGGGCATTTTTATGATAATTTCAATGCTTCCAAGGTTGATTCTTTATCCAATTGCTGGAGTGGTGGGAGATAAAATCAATAGAAAGTGGATAATGGTGTGGATGGACTTTGGTAGGGGAGCGGTTATTCTGTTTCTGGCCCTTCTGGCTTCAAGAAATTTGATAACAATCCCCATTCTTTTCGCGGCACAGTTTGTCGTCTCGCTCATGAACGCTCTCTTCGGGCCAGCAACCGGTGCCATGCTCCCGGATATAGTGGAAAAAGAGGAATTAATGAGAGCAAACTCGATTTTGATGAGTCTTAACAGCACAGCTTATATAGTGGGTCCGGCCCTTGGTGGAATAATTTATGGAGTAGGAGGGATAATGGCAGCGTTTCTTATTAATGGTGTATCTTTTATAGCCTCCGGTGTTAGTGAGCTTTTCATAAGATACGAACAAAAAGTGGAGAAGATAAAGAACATCGGTGAGATTGTTGATGGTTTAAGAGATGGTTTAAATTACATAAGAGTCCAGAGAGGGATACTAATTTTAATGAGCTTTGTTTTGGTGGTGAACTTTCTTGCAGTCCCAATATTTGCGGTTCTTTACCCCTATGTAATGAGGGTGGTCATTAAGTTTTCCGCAGAACAGTACGGGTTTTTGGAGACATCCTTTATGGGTGGTATACTTCTTGGGAACCTTCTAATTGGAGCATTTTTCGCAAAGAAAAAGGCTGAAAATCTTTTAGTTAAGGGCTTAATATTTGAAACTGTCTTCCTGCTGGTTTTTGCCATTTTAATGTTTCCACAAAGCATTGCCTTCTTTTTGGGTCCCAGCTGGAGGATGTTTGGAGCTATTGCTCTGGTATCTGTTTTGATGGGAATTTCAAATGCTTTTGTAACTACTCCATTAAACGTGGAATTCCAGCAGCTTGTTCCCACAGAATACAGGGCAAGAGTGTTTTCAGTTGTGGAAGTTATGAGTCAAGGAATAGTTCCTATAGGCTACGGTATGGTGGGAATACTCCTTGATAAACTTCCAGCCCATTGGATAGCTTTTAGCCTGACGGTTCTAATACTTATCTCAGTCTTGCTGTTTGTAGCGAAATATTCAAGGGTTGTGTTTATGGAATTTGAAAATAAGAAGAAAGAAGTTGAAATGAACCTTCCTTGA
- the mpgP gene encoding mannosyl-3-phosphoglycerate phosphatase: MRVIFLDLDKTLIGEDYSPEPAKEIVDFLNEKGFKIVFNSSKTKAEQEYYRKALKVPDPFIVENGSAIYIPKGYFPFEFPYSREDESYYIIELGTGYETVRKALDEISDRFGLKYYGNSTIEEIMEFTGLPKELAELAVRREYSETIFKWTKEGFQKEIEQRGLKITRGSRFYTVTGDTNKGKAARILIDLYSRIEKVESYAVGDGENDIPMLEVVDHPFAINIPHKRAKKIKTIKELMEVVI, from the coding sequence ATGAGGGTAATCTTCCTGGACTTGGACAAAACCCTCATTGGAGAAGACTACTCTCCAGAGCCTGCAAAGGAGATAGTGGACTTCCTGAATGAAAAGGGGTTCAAGATAGTCTTTAACTCTTCAAAAACAAAGGCAGAGCAGGAGTATTACCGAAAAGCTCTCAAAGTCCCGGACCCCTTCATAGTTGAGAATGGGAGTGCAATTTACATCCCAAAGGGATACTTTCCCTTTGAATTTCCCTACAGCAGAGAGGATGAAAGTTATTACATCATTGAACTCGGCACAGGGTATGAGACCGTGAGAAAAGCTTTAGATGAGATAAGTGACCGCTTTGGGCTAAAATATTACGGAAACTCAACCATCGAAGAAATCATGGAATTTACTGGCCTTCCAAAGGAGCTTGCAGAACTCGCTGTGAGAAGAGAATACTCAGAGACGATTTTCAAATGGACGAAGGAAGGATTTCAAAAAGAGATAGAGCAAAGGGGGTTAAAGATCACAAGAGGGAGCAGGTTCTACACCGTTACCGGAGATACCAATAAAGGAAAGGCGGCAAGAATTCTAATAGACTTGTACTCCAGAATTGAAAAAGTAGAAAGCTACGCTGTAGGGGATGGAGAAAACGATATCCCGATGCTTGAAGTTGTTGACCATCCCTTTGCCATAAATATTCCACACAAAAGAGCTAAGAAGATAAAGACAATAAAAGAGCTTATGGAGGTGGTAATTTGA
- the mpgS gene encoding mannosyl-3-phosphoglycerate synthase, with product MLLEAPVYKEIFGAVKIYELQKVIKMDTETEDVPMFTVQNIPREDIYRTIGEMAIIVPMKNEKLHLVDGVLKAIPHKSPIIIVSNSKREGPNRYRQEVDLVKHFCNLTHSKVIMIHQRAPGLAEAFRETGYEDILDENGLVRSGKGEGMLIGIMLARAIGAKYVGFIDADNYIPGAVNEYVKDYAAGFLMSESEYAMVRLHWRHKPKVSRGTLYFRKWGRVSEITNRYLNQLISEKTTFETTIMATGNAGEHAMTMKLAEIMPFSTGYSIEPYEIVYLLERFGSWENVEEFQDVFDQGIEIFQIETLNPHFHEDKGQEHVKEMVLLSLTTIYHSKLASERLKRQILEDLRMHGIITETEEPPKPRIMRPIKDIDPKKWMNVLESNQETLLRFDL from the coding sequence ATGCTTTTAGAAGCCCCGGTTTATAAAGAGATTTTTGGAGCTGTGAAGATTTACGAACTGCAAAAAGTCATCAAGATGGACACAGAGACTGAAGATGTTCCCATGTTCACTGTTCAAAATATCCCGAGGGAAGATATCTACAGAACCATTGGAGAAATGGCAATAATTGTGCCGATGAAAAACGAAAAGCTTCACTTGGTTGATGGTGTTCTCAAGGCAATCCCCCACAAATCGCCAATCATAATAGTCTCCAACAGCAAGAGAGAGGGCCCCAACAGATATAGGCAGGAAGTAGATCTGGTAAAACACTTCTGCAACCTAACGCACTCGAAGGTTATTATGATCCACCAAAGAGCCCCCGGACTAGCGGAGGCGTTCAGAGAGACTGGATATGAAGACATCTTAGACGAAAACGGACTCGTGAGAAGCGGAAAAGGAGAGGGCATGCTCATAGGAATTATGCTTGCTAGGGCAATAGGAGCCAAATACGTAGGATTCATCGATGCTGACAACTACATCCCCGGAGCTGTAAATGAATACGTCAAGGACTATGCTGCTGGCTTCCTGATGAGTGAGAGTGAATACGCAATGGTAAGGCTACACTGGAGGCACAAGCCCAAAGTCAGCAGAGGAACCCTTTACTTCAGAAAATGGGGAAGGGTAAGTGAGATAACCAACCGCTATCTGAACCAGCTGATAAGTGAGAAGACCACATTTGAAACCACGATAATGGCAACAGGCAATGCGGGAGAGCACGCAATGACAATGAAGCTTGCGGAAATCATGCCGTTTTCAACGGGCTATTCAATAGAGCCCTATGAAATAGTGTACCTTCTTGAGCGCTTCGGCAGCTGGGAAAACGTAGAAGAGTTCCAAGATGTTTTTGACCAAGGAATAGAAATATTCCAGATAGAAACGCTAAACCCCCACTTCCACGAGGATAAGGGACAAGAACATGTAAAGGAGATGGTGCTGCTGTCGTTAACCACAATATACCACTCAAAACTCGCATCAGAACGGTTGAAGAGGCAGATTTTAGAGGACCTCAGAATGCACGGAATAATAACAGAAACCGAAGAACCACCAAAACCAAGGATCATGAGACCGATAAAAGACATAGACCCCAAAAAGTGGATGAACGTACTTGAGTCAAACCAAGAAACCCTCCTGAGGTTCGACTTATGA
- a CDS encoding MBL fold metallo-hydrolase yields the protein MIIKGIGLDSSSKVAFQSHAHTDHFVSGDIIVSTKPTKFLSHLKKGGFYRTYRFGESFYIGDYKAKLYPAGHMLGSAQIYIRFDGFSLLYTGDVKWFKLRTAEKSKFRKADILVIEATYGLPMYNFPTPREAEKKLIAFVEEALDRNKTPTLYANQMGKAQELLKILDVHGYSARVSGDIRKVARIYEKFGVRFNNISKDGEVVIRGFRSQKPVDGLHPSELFVSGFGNLKLSNHADFWELIKIIEKVKPEKIYTRYGYNREFAKILRGLGYEARPIEDVLLSGELI from the coding sequence ATGATAATCAAAGGCATCGGGTTGGATTCTTCATCAAAAGTTGCCTTCCAAAGTCACGCCCACACAGATCATTTTGTTAGTGGGGACATCATAGTATCCACAAAACCCACAAAGTTTCTCAGCCACCTTAAAAAAGGCGGATTCTACAGGACTTACAGATTTGGAGAGAGCTTTTACATAGGAGATTACAAAGCAAAGCTTTATCCTGCAGGCCACATGTTAGGCTCCGCTCAAATCTACATTAGATTCGATGGGTTTTCTCTGCTCTATACTGGGGATGTAAAGTGGTTTAAGCTCAGAACGGCTGAAAAAAGCAAATTCAGAAAGGCCGATATTTTGGTTATTGAGGCCACCTACGGTCTTCCAATGTACAACTTTCCGACACCCAGAGAAGCCGAAAAGAAGCTTATAGCATTTGTGGAAGAAGCATTAGACAGAAACAAGACTCCGACACTCTATGCTAATCAAATGGGGAAAGCTCAGGAACTGCTTAAAATTTTGGACGTTCATGGCTATTCTGCGAGGGTTTCGGGTGACATAAGAAAAGTTGCCCGGATTTATGAAAAATTCGGGGTTAGGTTTAACAACATCTCAAAGGATGGGGAGGTGGTTATTAGGGGATTTAGAAGCCAAAAACCTGTGGATGGACTTCATCCCTCCGAATTATTCGTTTCAGGGTTTGGAAATCTAAAACTCAGCAACCATGCGGATTTCTGGGAGCTTATAAAAATAATTGAGAAGGTTAAGCCCGAAAAAATTTATACCCGATACGGTTATAATAGGGAATTTGCAAAGATTTTGAGAGGCTTGGGATATGAAGCGAGGCCGATAGAGGATGTTTTGCTTTCAGGAGAATTAATTTGA